Proteins from a single region of Apium graveolens cultivar Ventura chromosome 7, ASM990537v1, whole genome shotgun sequence:
- the LOC141673519 gene encoding acetyl-coenzyme A synthetase, chloroplastic/glyoxysomal-like: MEMYKMSIEDPTGFWSEITAQFYWKCTWDPSVYSGNLDVRKGNVNIKWFEGGITNICYSCLDRHIESGNGDKIAIYWEGNEPGADASLTYTQLLQRVCQLANYLKDIGVKKGDVVLIYLPMLMELPIAMLACARIGAVHSYCKFDFFQVVFAGFSVESVAQRISDCKPKVLITCNVVMRGSKLIRLKQIVDAALTESSKNGFSLGMFSFVKERPST; encoded by the exons ATGGAAATGTACAAGATGTCAATCGAAGACCCAACTGGGTTTTGGTCTGAAATTACAGCTCAGTTTTACTGGAAATGTACATGGGATCCCAGTGTCTACTCTGGAAATCTTGATGTTAGGAAGGGCAATGTCAACATTAAG TGGTTTGAGGGTGGGATTACCAACATATGTTACAGTTGCTTGGATAGACACATTGAGTCTGGGAATGGTGACAAAATTGCAATTTATTGGGAAGGGAACGAGCCTGGTGCTGATGCCTCTTTGACATACACCCAGCTTCTTCAAAGGGTTTGCCAG CTTGCCAATTACTTGAAAGATATCGGTGTTAAAAAGGGTGATGTAGTTTTAATTTACTTACCCATGTTGATGGAATTACCAATAGCTATGCTTGCATGTGCTCGAATCGGTGCAGTCCACTCG TACTGCAAGTTTGATTTTTTCCAAGTTGTTTTTGCTGGATTCTCTGTTGAATCTGTTGCCCAAAGAATAAGTGATTGTAAACCAAAGGTACTGATAACTTGCAATGTTGTCATGCGAGGGTCTAAGCTGATACGTCTCAAACAGATTGTTGACGCTGCACTCACAGAATCATCGAAGAACGGGTTCTCTTTAGGTATGTTTTCTTTTGTTAAAGAAAGACCGAGTACATGA